The region ttccttggaggccaatctacaaggatttatatccctactaggacttatcttaatagatgtttttctcccttattaattaattacgaaattaataaataatcagggttttgggccttcatTGTTCCATCaagcctgatctggtccatcaggcctgatcaacatgttaacctttctggtctgaatatcatacatcttcttattgggcctaaaagtccacaccttgtataatcaatgtaatatttaattacacaatcaagATTTATTTATCTCTATCAACTAGGGAAGACTTACAAATTTAAGCTGAGACTTTCATCCTGCAATACTGTGAATAAGCGAAAAGACTACACGGTGGTTGATATAGAAGAACTGGAATCTGCATCTCCTGTAGACAATAAGAGAAAGTTACTTGATGATAAGCAAAAATTTGAAGATAAATCTCTAGCACCAGTCAATTCAGACTGAGGAGTAACTCAAAATGATACTAACAAGCACGCAAACAATGGTGATCAAAGCCCCCAAACGTCATATGGTACGAAGAAAAAATCTGGAAAGCAGCACAACAAATGTCAGAAATGATATCATTAAAACATTTTTCACTTATTTATGCTTTATTAGGAACTACAAGTATTAATTAGGAAGATTAGTAATATGTTTATGCCTACCAGTAGTGACAGTTGGTAGATTTACTGATATTTATTACTAAATATTTATTAGACTGATATTTGAAGTAATAGTTTATTTAGTTTTAAAATCCGATCTGATGCAAAAACAACATCTAGCATGATGCATAATAATCCTTCATCCACTTTTTCTACTGGTTCCTTTCCAAAACAGAAAAAATATATTACTTCTATAGCTTTCTCCGATCTACCTTCAATTGGGATGGTAGGAGCAGGAGCTTTGATTTGGATTGTCACGCCAGGTATATAAACAAACCTTATAAGTAGACTGCAACCAAGTTGAACTCTGACCAAATTGTTAAAAGTTTTTCGACACTTTGTTTCCTAATCTGGTATTTAATTATATATCCTGCAGCTAATAACTAACTAATATTATACAAAATGAGAAAACACATAATCTGTTCCCATAACATGGGAAGGTAAATTATGAATAAAGCTAAATCCAACTAATCACAGGTCTAAAATAGttgacaatatatatatatatatatatatatccataaaCACATATACATGTTTAGATCCTCTCCCATGATtgatatataaataaaaatagcGTAAACACATATTATTTCTAATCAAGTGTCGTTTACAGTTTAATTTTTAtctatataaataaaaaaaatctcaGGTTATagcaaataaataaaaatcatgCCATAATATAGAGAAATATAGTTCACACACCGGATAGATCCTAACAATATATGAAAAATATTAAAGTAAGACATTGAGGTACTATTAATTCAGGAATGCAGTACCAAGGTGGCACTGCTTAGGAACACAGTAACAGGAGTAATATAACTTAGATTACATGAATACTAGAGTTGGAAATTTAAACCAAAGAACCTTTTAATTAACGCACCGCTGGTCAAAGCCTATGCTATTGTTTTTTGTATTGATTGTTAATAACATTATCGATACTGTTTTCTGTTAACGAGAACATTGACTGTGCATTACAAACATAACAACAACAAACAAACTCCAATATACCATGTGATGATGCCAAAGAGGAAACAACCAATGTAGTTACATTCAAGGCAGCACTAAAGTCTCATTCTTATAAAACCCATTTATCTCCAGATCTTGTTGCAGCAAATATATGTCATAGGAATAATACAACTATCGACAGTGAACTTAAAGTTACGGATTAAGAAATAACTTAAGCTGTGGAGATAACCATATGGACTTATATAACATTGTTGTACTGTCCAAAACATGGGAGAGCAAAGTTATGGTTCATAGGTATGCCTATTCTGTTGATTACAACAATGATATGTGCATGCCTATGGGTCATAAGGAGGAACAAGAACAAGCGCAAAGAAGGTATTTGACAACTCAATGTTTTCCTGAACAAATTTCAGTTTATGTTTTTCACTTATTTATGCTTAGTTAGGAACTATAAGTATTAATtagaaagttagtattattttTATTCCTACCAGTAGTGACAGCTGGTAGATTTATTAAGATTTAGtattaaaaattttattatacTGATATTTGAAGTAATAGTTTATTGTGTGTGTAAATCTGATCTGATGGAAAAATAACAGCTAGCATGATGCATAATAATCTCTCATTCCATTCTTCAATCAGGTCCCTTCCAAAATAGCAAATATATATTGCTTCCACAGCTTTCTCTCCTCAAACTTTAATTGGGATGGTAGGAGCAGGAGAGTTTGATTTGGATCGTCTCTGCAGGTATATAAAACAAAGTTAATAAGTAGACTGCAGGCAAGTTAAACTCTAACCAAATTGTATAAAGTTTTTCGACACTTTGACATATAAAGGTTTAGATCATATTCCAtgattgataaataaataaaaacaacataaacacatattatttttaattaattatcatttacagcaaatttttttatataaatacaAAAGTCTAAGGTTATACTAAAACAATTAGAACAATATAACCCGTGCATCCAATGGACCATTTTACAGCTCCTTACAGAAGGATAGCTCTACAGCTGTATCATCAAACAACAGAGATAGGCATAAAAAAATCACTAAATCTGAAATTAATGATACTTGGATTCAGTGCGATGTATGCGGGAAGCGGAGGATGATCGCAGAATCAGATACTGCTAAAAGTACGACAACATGGTTTTGTAGCATCAACCGCGATACCTTTCACCTAGATTGCAGTGCTCCAGAAGAACCTTGGGATTCTCGCCAAATAATAACATATTTACCTGGATTTCATACAAAAGGAAAATCTGGAGAGGAAGAGAAAAATATCTCATTCTTTATCACGGTGCTTAGGGAGCACGCTGCACTGATAAATTCAGCAACCAAAAAGGCATTAACTTGGTTGGCGAAGCTCTAACCTAACAAACTTTTGAAAATGGAAACAGTAGGACTGCTGCAGCAAGTCAAGCAACCTCAAGCAACACATAGGGAAAATAAACATCACTTTCACTTAGTGTTTAGAGCACTTGGTCTTGTAAAGAGGGAAAAAGAGGGGACTACAATGTGGTACTACCCAAGAACTATCTCTGCAATGCTTGGTCTCTGCAGCAGCTTCCACAAAATCATAACAATCAGAAGTAGCTGAGAAGGCCTTTACCTTCAACGCACCACCATTAACTCTGGAAACGTATCTTGACACCTGTATATAGTGTGTGCTTTTAGCAGATGTTGATTGTGCACGTGTAACTTTTAAACATTTACTTACtccaaaaataaataaaaaaacattTACATAAACAGAACCAGGCCTTTAAGAAAACTCAAAACAACATAACAACACACAGTTTGAACATAACTAAAATCACAAGCTCAATATATCTTGGATATCCGAAAGACATAAAATCAAGAAGCACGATCAATGTAACACGATTGAGATCATTTTCATTAGTATTCTTACCTGGATCAGTGAAATCACACACCACACAGCACAAACTCAACTTCCTGATAAAAAGATTCATAGCTTCCGAACTGGGAACATCTTTAAATGGCAAAAGGGCCTCAATTCCCAACATCAACTCACAGAATCAACAGATTCAGATTTCAATGACTTCTTAAGAAGTTTACTAAGAAGTTGCTTCCACATTTTTAAGATCTTGAAAATGTAGAATACACATCAGCTTTCATATCAGCAAATATGAAAACAAACATTCCCAAATAAACTTAAACAAAAACACATCAATCCAAACTTTTGCCCTATAAATATCATTCACCAACACCAAACAAGGCAAAACACATAAATTTACAAAACCTAAAAACAAAGCTGAGGTCTTGATGTCATAAATTGAACCTGAGAAGCCACCCCAAACGAATATCTCTTTACCAAGCTAAATTAGATGCAAAACTGAGGTCTTTCAAGATCACCCAAATGCTTAAAAGAGCCAAAGGTACAATCTCTATcatacaaaattaaaaaaaaaacaactCATCAAACAAAAACCTACAAAAATTTAATGCAAACTCAACACATCTCCTGCATATCATAACAAAATCCACTGCAAATTAAACTCCTAAATTTATGTAGAAAAAATTAAAGAACAGCAACAAGCAACAAATATAAAACACCAAAAATGAAAAACTCTACCAATAAATAAAGTAATTAATTTACTTAAACAATCAGgaatcaacaaaataaaaaaacataTATTCATGACCTAATAACATCAACTCGGAATATCTTCCTATCGTATTTAAGCAAATTAAAGACACATATGTCTCCTTCTCCCAGATCGTTATCTCGAGAATATTTATCCCACCCAATTCCAAGCTTACACATATTATGCTTAAATTTGACTACGACTCTCCATTGTCTTTGATGAGCAATTAATATTGAACTAGCTCCATTAATCCAGTCGTTAGAAAATTGTCTCGCCAAACTACCAATGTACTGTTTCAATAATACAAAATGTATTAGAAGCAGGAAATTGATAATTTACAAGGCTAAAAACAATAAATGCGctattaaaaaatttatataaataactGCAAGTACATACCACATTATTAAATTTACGATCACTTCTTGGACAGGCTAATACAATGACAAATCGATCAAGAATATGTCTTTCCTTCATAAACGATATAAACATATCACCTTCATAGTACTTATCCAGCAACTCTACATAATCCATAATAGACCATGTCAACaacaaaatagaaataaaaaaataGTTCTATAAAATAATTCAAGAGAGAATATTTAAAAACAAATTGGATTTACCTTTAATATTTGCAATCCAGCTAACATCACACACATTTCTTTTAACAAATCCAAATTGATACTCAGACGTTAAAAGAATATCATAACTCTTCAATGTCTTGCACAATTTCAAATATGATATCTCTCTAGAACTTTTATCAAAAATCCGCACAAAAAAACAAGAATACCCAAGATATTcaaataaaacaatataatttTCTTCAAGCCCGTAGAATATTACAAACTCCTTTAGGCAAATAAAACTTGAACAATTTCTTTCATAGGAAATACCCCATTTTTGATTACTTGGCATCACAAACTCAACAAGACCTGATAAAACTTTCCCTAAACTTTCCCTGAGCGTTATTGGCATCAACTACCAACAATAACATAATTTCACAACAAAATCAAATATATATTCATCAATTAATATCATATCAAACACAATTTTGAAAACTTACAATTCTATCTTGCTCAAGTGATTGAAATGATACAAtttgaaagaatttcacaccacataAATCTGCAAACAAAAATAACAAAGTTGATAAAAAAAGCTGAACACAATCACACCTGAATTAACATTACCTTTGAAAGAACGGTCATCTTCCCTCGCAATACAAATATTATATTCCAATCGATCACCGGTACATTCAAAAAAACAACTATCCCCCACGCGAATATCAGCCTCTTTTACAAATTTACTCCTTCCAGTACTGAACACGCGCTGACACTTGCACCACTCAATTTCAACTTTCCAACACATattaaataatttgaaaacaattctttcaCCATTCttccaatttttaaaaaatttatacaaCTCTCCACATATGCGATATAGAATAAAATCAAAAATATTGTTAACACAACAGTCATATTTCAACCACTAAaagaattaaaaataaatcaatacGAGCATACATACCACTTTATCATATTCCTTATTCAGATGAACTGATTGTATCACACGTCTAAAGAAACTAAAGTCACTCCAAGATGCATTAAAAAAAACAAAGCACTCTCTTTTTCTTCGACAATGGAAACATCAACGGGAACTTCAAGATCATTCATGAATTCCTCTTCGATCATCACATTAGCACTAGGATAAAAAATCTCACAACACCTCGGCGAATAGATGTTCACTCCAAACTCATCATTACCATAGTAAGTCATGACCAAAAACCACAACATAGCCACTCCATAAAATTCCATAAAATTTTCCACCCCTACAACTTGACATCTTATATGATCATAGACACAAAACCATCTATCACCGTTGTCTATAATCAAAACAATATCTTTGGGAATCATTGAACcgtaaattttattaaatttcttCGAAATCCtctgaaaatataaaaaaaataaggaACATAACTATATTCCAggaaaaataaaatacaatataTATACAACTTACAATTTTCCCATACTCAAAGAAATCTGGAAAATTGCCAACCACAAATCCAGTCCTAACCTGCTTTATAACTGCAAAACATACATATAACTACATGGTAATCGtacatatataattaaaaaaaatatcataTATTACTTGGTTGTTTACCTGAAAGACAAGCATCATCGCTCTCCACAAAGGAGTCTGTACCAACATTTTCTACAAAATTTTTAGAACTCTCTGCATATTCAATCATTCCTTTTACACCAGTTTGCCTTTTTAGGATATTATGATTGCTGTTATGATTTTCATAACTGCCCAACAATGTATTTTTCCCCTTCATTTTTAAAATACCGAAGGAAAATAGCCCTCCTACAGTTACATACACATGTCCTCCTttactaaaaataataaattaaaataataaaatataaaaaaaaaataattgataAAGTAATTTAAACCTAATATAACACCTAATCTGAATAAAACTAACGTTGAAACAATTAAAATACAATAAAAAAGATAACTGATAAAGTAATTTAAACCTAATATAACATCTAATCTGAATACAACTACCGTTAAAACAAAACTCAACTTGAAGAGTTTTAAAACTATAGGAACTTTATAAAAAATAGAACTATTTCTAACATGCTGACTATTAAACTACATAATATTAATAACAACACCCCAACATACTAAAGAATGAAACGCAAAGCAGGGCCTCCTAGAAACCATTCAGAAAAACAAGAGAAAATACTACCATCATCTCAAAACTCAATGAACATGGCTATCACTTTACTTCAAAGTGATTAACTCTGTAAATATTTTCTTACTTTCAAAATTTTCTTACTTATTATTTGAAGCTAACCTATTTTAGCTCCTTACAATAAAATTTTCTCGTATGAATTGtagaaaaacaaagaaaatgcAAAAACTTCAGGCACACAGAACGCTGCAAAACGACAAAGACAGCAAGGAAAAAACAAAACTCTTTCCAAGTGGTGCCATCTTCCACCAGATTTGTTAAGATTGGTTACAGACAAACTCAATTATGAACAACGGGTTAGTTTACGTGCTACTTGCAAGAACTGGAATGCTATTAAGCATTCAGCGACTGATCCTTTACACGACTTACCTTTAACTTTCGTTGCACTTATACTCATGAAGACATCAAAAGATAGGTTTAACAATTTTTTCGATTTTCTCATTTTCTGGATAAAAGGCCAAACACAGAAAACAATCAAAGCCTTATTGAATCATATTCCTATTCAGGGATTGTAGCAGTGAGGGCATGATGTGCACAGGCCGAATGAAAGCATGTTCACATACTTCATGACTATGGGCCAATGACTTGGAAACATGGATGCAGAATTTTACTGGGTTTGTAAAAGTATAGTTCTAAGAAATCACGTGTACTATGACATATTGGGATATTCATACAGAATAATCGAAGATCTGTCTAAAAAAGGACACACGCTCAGCCTGCTATTCAAGAACATGATTGATATATATTTCTTTCCTGAAAAACGGTAATATGATGTCACTGCTATCATGCAAATGATCGATAGACCTGAGATAAAGCTCACAATTAATGGCATGATATTGACTTCAAAAAAAATTGGTGGCCAAATTTATCCAGATACAATATTTGACGTATTAAGTGGTCCACCAATTTGTGATGCTCAATTTTCAAACGAAGACAATCATTATCAGCCTGATGGATATTCAATACACCCAGACCAAATGGATGATTATACATGTCCTCAATGCAAAGTTGCAGTGCTCATGGGATGCCTTTCAGCTTATCTTACTGAATTAATGGAATTCTACTTAGATATGTTTTAAATAGCCAAAGACATTAGTTTTCCGGAACATCATGTTTAGGGGCTCAAAATGTTTGTTTTACTTGCTTGGTTAAGTCTTAGTGAGAACTGAAGCAGTTCCTTTTTCTTCTCAATCCTACAAAATAGTGGACCTCGACATATCTCTGGTTTATACTTTGGTCATAGTTCTTAATTTtcaatattaataaaaattgttATTTCCATCTTCAGCTTACCTGTATTTCAAATCCCAAGTTTAAAATTTATCTAAATTTTACTTGTCATTTTCATAGCATCACCTGCTATCTAGCTAAAGGAAAATATCTGTTACATCAGAGGTTGATCCACACCTATATTTACCCAGATCATGCTTGATTCATTATGTGATGATAAACGAATGATCTTGCATATATGGCAATTCAGGAACTCGAAGATCTACTTTACTTCTACATATGTATTAATGTATGTTACAATACATTCATAGAATGATATATAACAAGAATATCGCAAATAATTACAATGAAAACAATAGTCAGGATAACTTTACATTATACAAATTATACCTGCCAAAATATATGATTGGTTTGAATTTGGTTTTAATAAAATGGCTTTGGTATGGTTTATAAACTATACCCATTTATTAACCACATTTAAGAATATATAGTTGAAGAACCATGTTATCCCTCTTTTGAATGGCCTATGACGCCTTTTCAAGGCGATGAAATCTCTGAAAGGGGATATCATTTCAAAAAAAAACACTTGGAAACTTGAAAGGATGCTCACAGGGCACAATATAACATGTTCACAACACATAAGCCAGAAATCACCAAATAATAGTAATCATAATGACATTGGTTTATATCGCCTGATATCCAACTTGAAGTAACTTCAAAGAGAGAGATAACATTTCAGACATCAAGCACAAAATGTTACAATAACAATAGTCCGAAAATTTGGTTTAACTAAATTCAAGCATTCCTCAATAGATTTATCTCCATAAAGAGTAACCGTTTCATGTATAAAGATATTGTCTACCAGTTTCAGTAACAAAATAAAAACAAGTATAACTAATCTCCTGAGCACAGAAGAAAGAGTCCTCATAACTCAATAAAGCATTAGTGGAAACATAATATAAGGAGTTTCTGTGGATCTTCAAATTTTTTCCCTCGAGAAATGAGAATGACTCCACAAGGCACCTTCTGTTGAACTCCAATGCACTCATGCGTAACAAGAACTACATATGTATAAAGCTTTTTTTTAGTTAATTAGATATAGTGAAGTTTTAGCCATTGGAGATTATAAGCAGCTAATACGTACCACATATTGATTATACAACATGTTGATTATAACATGTTGACAACAAACTTGCAAGCAATTACTAAAATGCTCCTGGCCTGTGAATCTTACATAATATGTCTCTCTAAACACCCGATTCCGAGTGAAAGTAATATCCTTCATGAGGCTAAAGTCTGACATTTCCTCAGTTGCCTTGCATCTCTATGTTTCACAAATAGGATGATTGCAATACTGTTTCTAGACCTTTGGACAAGCACTCAATAACTAAAATTGCAGGTATGTTAATACATTTAACCTTTTTAATAAATACAATGATCGATCTTGATTAGTCATTTTACAATACAATGCTTAATCTTGATTAGTCATTTTATAaattagtttttttaaaaaaaattaacatataGTGGGAAATAATAAAATCCAAAATCTATTATCTagcccgtgcatcgcacgggttatatgCTAGTATTATAAGGAACAATCTTAAGTAGTATTGTTGGAGATAAACATACTCACTCATGTCTTAACTCACTAAAAcctaattttttatattatatttaaggACTGAGTTAGGATATTGTTGGACTTGCTTTTACATAGAATGAAATGCAGAGAGAATGAAATTTGTACTAGTTTTTAGAAAAATTAGATGAAGCGTTTGTAATTATCATTTTTTCCTTCATCATTTCCAAATAATTTAAACTAACCTTTAAACTCGTGTGTTTTGGACAGAGATGTTCAAAAAATCCGAAACCCGAAATTCGATCCAAAAAACCTGATTTGATAAAAAACCCAACCTGGTCTGTCCCGACCCGCGGGCCTAAAATAGGCCTTTTTTCGTCAAAGCCCAACCTGA is a window of Apium graveolens cultivar Ventura chromosome 11, ASM990537v1, whole genome shotgun sequence DNA encoding:
- the LOC141697967 gene encoding uncharacterized protein LOC141697967 isoform X3 produces the protein MCWKVEIEWCKCQRVFSTGRSKFVKEADIRVGDSCFFECTGDRLEYNICIAREDDRSFKELLDKYYEGDMFISFMKERHILDRFVIVLACPRSDRKFNNVYIGSLARQFSNDWINGASSILIAHQRQWRVVVKFKHNMCKLGIGWDKYSRDNDLGEGDICVFNLLKYDRKIFRVDVIRS
- the LOC141697967 gene encoding uncharacterized protein LOC141697967 isoform X4, with product MIEYAESSKNFVENVGTDSFVESDDACLSVIKQVRTGFVVGNFPDFFEYGKIVSRYVSRVNGGALKVKAFSATSDCYDFVEAAAETKHCRDSSWVVPHCSPLFFPLYKTKCSKH
- the LOC141697967 gene encoding uncharacterized protein LOC141697967 isoform X2, whose product is MIEYAESSKNFVENVGTDSFVESDDACLSVIKQVRTGFVVGNFPDFFEYGKIRISKKFNKIYGSMIPKDIVLIIDNGDRWFCVYDHIRCQVVGVENFMEFYGVAMLWFLVMTYYGNDEFGVNIYSPRCCEIFYPSANVMIEEEFMNDLEVPVDVSIVEEKESALFFLMHLGVTLVSLDV
- the LOC141697967 gene encoding uncharacterized protein LOC141697967 isoform X5 is translated as MIEYAESSKNFVENVGTDSFVESDDACLSVIKQVRTGFVVGNFPDFFEYGKIVSRYVSRVNGGALKVKAFSATSDCYDFVEAAAETKHCRDSSWRRSKSNSPAPTIPIKV
- the LOC141697967 gene encoding uncharacterized protein LOC141697967 isoform X1; protein product: MPITLRESLGKVLSGLVEFVMPSNQKWGISYERNCSSFICLKEFVIFYGLEENYIVLFEYLGYSCFFVRIFDKSSREISYLKLCKTLKSYDILLTSEYQFGFVKRNVCDVSWIANIKELLDKYYEGDMFISFMKERHILDRFVIVLACPRSDRKFNNVYIGSLARQFSNDWINGASSILIAHQRQWRVVVKFKHNMCKLGIGWDKYSRDNDLGEGDICVFNLLKYDRKIFRVDVIRS